From the genome of Blautia pseudococcoides, one region includes:
- a CDS encoding ABC transporter ATP-binding protein translates to MAEKLIVKNLVKEYEGEQVLKSLSFVVKEGEFLSVLGPSGCGKTTLLRILIGLESQTGGKILLDGKDISKLPASQRGMGIIFQNYALFPNMTVLENVEYALKIRPETKTDATQRAKRTLDMIGMSDQLKKRPHHLSGGQQQRVAIARTLALNPSIVLLDEPISALDVENKEIMKRELKDIQKKFHSTMIYITHDQEEAFFLSDRIMVMSTGTIEQLATPLEIYNNPANEYIQSFVVSHLNQKYESLSKCIGRL, encoded by the coding sequence ATGGCTGAAAAATTGATAGTAAAAAATCTGGTAAAAGAATATGAGGGAGAACAAGTCTTAAAATCCCTATCATTTGTAGTGAAAGAAGGAGAATTTCTTAGTGTTCTGGGCCCCAGTGGGTGCGGTAAGACAACATTATTAAGAATACTCATTGGTCTGGAATCGCAGACAGGAGGGAAAATACTGCTGGACGGAAAAGATATAAGTAAACTTCCTGCCTCCCAAAGAGGGATGGGCATCATCTTTCAAAATTATGCTTTATTCCCCAATATGACCGTATTGGAAAATGTGGAATATGCCCTTAAGATCAGGCCTGAAACAAAAACAGACGCCACACAGCGCGCCAAGCGGACACTGGATATGATAGGCATGAGTGACCAGTTAAAAAAAAGGCCGCATCATCTCTCCGGAGGCCAGCAGCAAAGGGTGGCGATTGCCCGCACTCTGGCCTTAAACCCATCTATTGTTCTGCTCGATGAACCCATCAGTGCGCTGGATGTTGAAAATAAAGAGATTATGAAGCGGGAACTGAAGGATATCCAGAAAAAATTCCATTCTACCATGATATATATTACCCATGACCAGGAGGAAGCATTTTTTCTGTCTGACAGGATCATGGTGATGAGCACCGGAACCATTGAACAATTGGCTACCCCTCTGGAAATATACAATAATCCCGCCAATGAATACATTCAAAGCTTTGTGGTAAGCCATTTAAACCAAAAATACGAGTCACTGTCAAAATGTATCGGCAGATTATAG
- the cas5c gene encoding type I-C CRISPR-associated protein Cas5c: MSHGVRVRVWGDRALFSRPEMKVERCSYDVIPPSAARGILEAIYWHPGLRWVVDRIYIRKPIQFTSIRRNEVKSKLQAGNALSIINGGNKPLYLSAREEIVQRAAILLRDVEYVIEAHFEMTEQANRTDNCGKFKDIIVRRLRRGQCFHMPYFGCREFPANFEMYEQEEVVTAYPDCVKDLGYMLYDFDYSDPENITPMFFRAVMKNGVLDVRDCEVVR; the protein is encoded by the coding sequence ATGAGCCATGGTGTACGCGTAAGGGTTTGGGGGGACAGAGCACTGTTTTCACGGCCTGAGATGAAAGTGGAGCGCTGCAGCTATGATGTGATCCCGCCGTCGGCAGCACGGGGGATTTTGGAAGCGATCTACTGGCACCCGGGATTACGCTGGGTAGTTGATAGGATTTATATCAGGAAGCCGATACAGTTTACCAGTATCAGGCGCAATGAGGTCAAAAGTAAATTACAGGCAGGAAATGCATTAAGCATTATAAATGGAGGGAATAAGCCGCTGTATCTGAGTGCCAGAGAGGAAATTGTGCAGAGGGCCGCTATCTTGCTGCGGGATGTTGAGTATGTGATAGAGGCACATTTTGAGATGACAGAACAGGCAAACCGGACGGATAACTGCGGTAAATTTAAGGATATTATTGTGAGACGGCTGCGCAGAGGCCAGTGTTTTCATATGCCGTATTTTGGATGCAGGGAATTTCCTGCTAATTTTGAAATGTATGAGCAGGAGGAGGTAGTGACTGCCTATCCGGATTGTGTAAAGGATTTGGGATATATGTTGTATGATTTTGATTATTCCGATCCGGAAAATATCACACCCATGTTTTTCCGGGCAGTCATGAAAAATGGGGTACTGGATGTACGGGATTGTGAGGTGGTCAGATGA
- a CDS encoding CRISPR-associated helicase/endonuclease Cas3 — translation MYLAHISEDKLREQSIIEHAKEVAKLGGMFAACFDCGEWGDGCGSVHDIGKYSMEFQQRLHGGPKVDHATAGAQELFRNGNVMQAYCVAGHHSGLPDGGSPAEPATFYGRMKKELKDYQDFKAEIEIPAFPDAPLKPIGKGGFSAAFFIRMLFSCLVDADYLDTERFMKQGKISRGNYDSIEQLFDRLYKHIASWLINYDKDTVNGRRSAILRACLEKGIEQQGLYQLTMPTGGGKTVSSLTFALQHAKEHHLERIIYVIPFTSIIEQNAQVFKDILGKNNVLENHCNVVCDNDEELEDMQLAAENWDKPVIVTTNVQFFESLFANKTSKCRKIHNISKSVIIFDEAQMLPVNYLRPCIQAISELIYNYHCSVVLCTATQPALKPFFPEFIKAEEICPDVKGQYDFFKRTKVKNIGEISEETLISELEGKQQVLCILNSRKRVQRVYESLKGEKIYHLSTYMYPKHRRYILDRITRNLKHGRPCKLIATSLVEAGVDFDFASVFRELAGIDSVIQAAGRCNREGNREKDESETIIFSLEQSEDIHIPRQLKLPISVAKQITKKYEDITSPEAVHEYFQRLYHFRGESLDIKNIVESFEKGIPSFNFPFAATAKEFHIIESQTKTILVDKEPEAMELVERLRRGEHSRELFRTAGQYCVSIYENDFKNLDGAGMLDALCTNIDTDFYVLRDKELYTDDRGLTVRAERGDALLW, via the coding sequence ATGTATTTAGCCCATATAAGTGAAGATAAATTAAGAGAACAATCCATCATAGAACATGCGAAAGAAGTTGCAAAGCTGGGCGGTATGTTCGCTGCTTGTTTTGACTGTGGGGAATGGGGAGATGGCTGTGGATCAGTGCATGATATCGGAAAATATTCTATGGAATTCCAGCAGCGTCTGCACGGAGGTCCTAAAGTAGATCATGCAACTGCAGGGGCACAGGAATTATTCCGCAATGGTAATGTCATGCAGGCATATTGTGTGGCAGGACATCATTCAGGTCTGCCTGACGGAGGTTCACCTGCAGAACCCGCAACATTTTATGGAAGAATGAAAAAGGAACTGAAAGATTATCAGGACTTTAAGGCAGAGATTGAGATACCGGCATTTCCGGATGCACCGTTGAAGCCGATAGGAAAAGGTGGGTTTAGTGCGGCCTTTTTTATCCGCATGCTCTTTTCCTGCCTGGTAGATGCAGACTATCTGGATACCGAGCGATTCATGAAGCAGGGGAAGATTTCCAGAGGGAATTACGATTCTATAGAACAACTGTTTGACAGGCTATATAAGCATATAGCCTCCTGGCTGATAAATTATGATAAGGATACAGTAAACGGAAGACGCTCTGCCATACTGCGTGCATGTTTGGAAAAGGGAATAGAGCAACAGGGACTTTATCAGCTCACCATGCCTACAGGTGGAGGAAAGACCGTCTCGAGTTTGACCTTTGCCCTGCAGCATGCCAAAGAACATCATTTAGAACGTATCATTTATGTGATTCCGTTTACGTCCATAATCGAGCAGAACGCACAGGTATTTAAGGATATTCTGGGGAAAAATAATGTGCTGGAAAATCATTGTAATGTAGTCTGTGACAATGATGAGGAACTTGAAGATATGCAGCTTGCAGCGGAAAACTGGGACAAACCGGTTATTGTAACCACGAATGTCCAGTTTTTTGAGTCCTTGTTTGCCAATAAGACATCCAAATGCCGTAAAATACACAATATTTCCAAGAGTGTGATAATCTTTGATGAAGCACAGATGCTGCCGGTGAATTATCTCAGGCCGTGTATCCAAGCTATCAGTGAATTGATATATAACTATCATTGTTCCGTAGTCTTATGTACCGCGACACAGCCTGCGCTGAAACCGTTTTTTCCGGAATTCATAAAGGCGGAAGAGATATGTCCGGATGTGAAGGGGCAATATGATTTTTTTAAAAGGACGAAAGTGAAGAATATTGGTGAGATTTCGGAGGAAACCCTGATTTCTGAACTGGAAGGAAAGCAGCAGGTACTCTGTATATTAAACAGCAGGAAACGAGTCCAGAGAGTGTATGAATCCTTAAAGGGAGAAAAAATATATCACCTGTCAACTTACATGTATCCAAAGCACCGAAGATATATTTTAGACAGGATAACAAGGAATCTTAAACATGGCAGGCCATGTAAACTGATCGCGACAAGTTTGGTGGAAGCAGGCGTTGATTTTGATTTTGCATCTGTGTTTCGGGAGTTGGCTGGAATTGATTCTGTCATTCAGGCAGCAGGACGGTGTAATCGGGAAGGGAATCGGGAGAAAGATGAGAGTGAGACTATAATTTTTAGTTTGGAGCAGAGCGAAGATATTCACATTCCGAGACAATTGAAGCTGCCTATATCTGTTGCAAAACAAATCACAAAAAAATATGAGGATATCACGTCGCCAGAGGCGGTCCACGAATATTTTCAAAGGCTTTATCACTTTCGGGGAGAAAGTCTGGATATAAAGAATATTGTAGAGAGTTTTGAGAAGGGGATTCCTTCTTTTAACTTCCCTTTTGCAGCCACAGCAAAAGAATTTCACATAATTGAGTCACAGACAAAAACAATCCTTGTTGATAAAGAACCGGAGGCAATGGAGCTTGTGGAACGCCTGAGAAGGGGAGAGCATTCCAGAGAGCTGTTCAGGACTGCGGGACAGTATTGTGTAAGTATATATGAAAATGATTTTAAAAATCTGGACGGGGCAGGTATGCTGGATGCCCTGTGTACAAATATAGATACAGATTTTTATGTACTGCGTGACAAAGAACTTTATACCGATGACAGAGGCCTGACGGTCAGGGCAGAGAGGGGAGATGCATTATTGTGGTAA
- the cas1c gene encoding type I-C CRISPR-associated endonuclease Cas1c, with product MKKLLNTLYVTSPDGYLSLDGENVVVLDKDKELGRVPLHNLEAIVSFGYRGVSPALMGACAERDISLCFMTPQGRFLARVTGNVRGNVILRKKQYRVSGEDETSLMIARNCILGKIYNSRWVLERAVRDHGLQIDTEELKRASGYLQQSLKQVKGCTNMEQLRGYEGEAASVYFRVFDQLILQQKKDFKFDGRNRRPPLDNVNAMLSFFYTLLTNMYASALESVGLDPYVGFMHTDRPGRVSLALDMMEELRPVLVDRFVLTMINKKMVSKKDFSVKEDGAVLISDKCRKQLLTEWQNKKKDVITHPYLGEKVEWGTIPFAQAMLLARYLRGDLDEYPPFFWK from the coding sequence ATCAAGAAACTATTGAACACCTTATATGTCACCTCCCCAGATGGTTATTTATCTCTGGATGGTGAAAATGTAGTGGTGCTGGATAAGGACAAGGAATTAGGAAGGGTACCGCTGCATAATTTAGAAGCGATTGTTTCCTTTGGATACAGAGGGGTGAGTCCGGCATTGATGGGAGCCTGCGCGGAGCGGGATATTTCGTTGTGCTTTATGACGCCCCAGGGCAGGTTTCTGGCAAGAGTGACAGGGAATGTGCGTGGAAATGTTATTTTAAGGAAGAAGCAGTATAGGGTATCCGGGGAGGATGAAACAAGCCTTATGATCGCACGCAACTGTATACTGGGGAAAATTTATAATTCCCGGTGGGTTCTTGAGAGGGCTGTGAGGGACCATGGTCTTCAGATTGATACGGAGGAGCTAAAGCGTGCATCAGGATATTTGCAGCAGTCTTTAAAACAGGTTAAAGGCTGCACAAATATGGAGCAGCTGCGAGGATATGAGGGGGAAGCGGCAAGTGTTTATTTCCGTGTATTTGACCAGCTTATCCTGCAGCAGAAAAAAGATTTTAAATTTGACGGAAGAAACAGAAGACCGCCGTTAGATAATGTAAATGCCATGCTCTCGTTTTTTTATACCTTGCTTACAAATATGTATGCCTCAGCATTAGAAAGCGTAGGACTGGACCCATATGTAGGGTTTATGCATACAGACAGGCCCGGCAGAGTTTCATTGGCACTTGACATGATGGAAGAGCTGCGGCCTGTCTTGGTGGATCGGTTTGTTCTGACAATGATCAATAAAAAAATGGTCAGCAAAAAGGATTTTTCTGTTAAAGAGGACGGGGCAGTATTGATCAGTGACAAATGCAGGAAGCAGCTGCTGACAGAGTGGCAGAATAAAAAGAAAGATGTCATCACCCATCCATATTTAGGAGAGAAAGTGGAGTGGGGAACCATACCATTTGCGCAGGCAATGCTTCTGGCTCGTTATTTAAGAGGCGATTTGGATGAATACCCACCATTTTTTTGGAAGTAG
- a CDS encoding MATE family efflux transporter codes for MKKKSYNMLTDPPGRSLLLFALPMIFGNLFQQFYNIADSVIVGNFVGEQALAAVGASYAITNVFIAIAIGGGIGSSVIISQCLGAGQKGKMKTAVFTTLINFFVVSICLGALGLFLNHRILGWVNTPLEVFSDAALYLAIYFAGLPFLFMYNVEASIFNALGDSRTPLYLLIFSSLLNIFLDMLFVIQFQLGVGGVAVGTLIAQGVSAVISFGLLLRKLKKYETDEPCRLYDAGLMVSMVRIAVPSIIQQSIVQIGILLVQSVVNSFGASVLAGYSAGMRIESISIVPMLAMGNAMSTFTAQNVGAGQLERVKKGYRMCYAAVLSAGAFICVLYQLFGNVFVSAFLDAGNGSAAFQTGLDYVKFLSFFYALIGLKASTDGLLRGAGDVKAFTVANLVNLSIRVIVTNVFAPVYGIQVAWMAVPMGWAANYVISFGWYLTGRWKWKWEKVTNID; via the coding sequence ATGAAGAAAAAATCATACAATATGCTGACAGATCCGCCAGGGCGTTCACTGCTGCTTTTTGCTCTTCCTATGATTTTCGGGAATCTTTTTCAGCAGTTTTATAATATTGCGGATTCTGTGATCGTAGGTAATTTCGTAGGGGAACAGGCGCTTGCCGCTGTTGGGGCTTCTTATGCGATCACGAATGTATTTATTGCCATTGCCATCGGCGGAGGAATCGGAAGTTCTGTGATCATTTCCCAATGCCTTGGCGCAGGGCAGAAAGGTAAAATGAAAACAGCTGTTTTCACCACATTGATCAACTTTTTTGTGGTGAGTATTTGTCTGGGGGCTCTGGGGCTTTTCCTGAATCATAGGATTCTGGGGTGGGTAAATACGCCCCTAGAGGTGTTTTCAGATGCGGCGCTTTATCTGGCTATTTATTTTGCCGGGCTGCCGTTTTTGTTTATGTATAATGTGGAGGCATCTATTTTCAATGCACTGGGGGATTCCAGGACGCCGCTTTATCTGCTGATATTTTCCTCTCTTTTGAATATTTTTTTAGATATGCTATTTGTCATCCAGTTTCAGCTAGGGGTGGGAGGGGTTGCAGTGGGAACGCTGATTGCCCAGGGAGTTTCCGCTGTTATATCGTTTGGGCTGCTTCTGAGAAAATTGAAGAAGTATGAAACAGATGAGCCTTGTCGGCTGTACGACGCGGGGCTGATGGTTTCCATGGTGCGGATCGCAGTTCCTTCCATTATACAGCAGTCCATCGTGCAGATTGGAATCCTGCTGGTCCAGTCCGTAGTAAACAGCTTCGGGGCTTCCGTGCTGGCGGGTTATTCTGCGGGAATGCGGATTGAATCCATCAGTATTGTGCCTATGCTGGCAATGGGAAACGCCATGTCCACATTTACGGCCCAAAATGTCGGTGCAGGACAATTGGAACGGGTGAAGAAGGGATATCGGATGTGCTATGCGGCGGTTCTGAGCGCCGGGGCGTTTATATGTGTTCTTTATCAGTTGTTTGGGAATGTGTTTGTCTCAGCATTTTTAGATGCCGGAAATGGAAGTGCCGCTTTTCAGACAGGGCTTGATTATGTGAAATTCCTTTCGTTCTTTTACGCTTTGATTGGACTGAAAGCCTCCACGGACGGGCTGCTGCGGGGGGCCGGAGATGTGAAAGCATTTACAGTGGCTAATCTGGTGAATCTGTCTATTCGGGTGATCGTGACTAATGTGTTCGCGCCGGTGTATGGGATTCAGGTTGCGTGGATGGCTGTGCCTATGGGGTGGGCGGCTAATTATGTGATATCGTTTGGGTGGTATTTGACGGGAAGGTGGAAATGGAAATGGGAAAAGGTTACTAATATAGATTAA
- the cas7c gene encoding type I-C CRISPR-associated protein Cas7/Csd2: MSEVIKNRYEFVILFDVENGNPNGDPDAGNLPRIDPESGYGIVTDVCIKRKIRNYVEAVKEDEEGYKIYIKEDVPLNRSDNTAYEYLKTNEKEIKELKKKDPDVDRKIRDFMCGNFFDIRTFGAVMTTFVKAALNCGQVRGPVQLGFARSIDPVVSQEVTITRVAITTEKDAENKSTEMGRKNIIPYALYRMEGYISANLARKVTGFTEDDLDLLWEAIINMFEIDHSAARGKMAVRELVVFKHSKEFGDCPAYKLFDAVKVKKLEDVIYPRKYQDYQVEIHSDMIPETVEISRKI, translated from the coding sequence ATGTCAGAGGTAATTAAAAACAGGTATGAGTTTGTGATTTTATTTGATGTAGAAAATGGGAATCCAAACGGAGATCCCGATGCTGGAAATCTGCCCCGTATAGATCCGGAAAGCGGATACGGGATTGTCACAGACGTATGTATTAAAAGAAAAATAAGAAATTATGTGGAAGCAGTAAAAGAGGATGAAGAGGGTTACAAAATCTATATAAAAGAAGATGTGCCTCTGAACCGGAGCGATAATACAGCATATGAATATTTGAAAACCAACGAAAAGGAAATTAAAGAGTTAAAGAAAAAAGATCCGGACGTGGATCGGAAGATTCGTGATTTTATGTGCGGAAACTTTTTTGATATCCGAACATTCGGAGCTGTTATGACTACGTTTGTGAAAGCTGCCCTTAACTGCGGACAGGTCAGAGGCCCTGTTCAGCTGGGATTTGCCAGAAGTATTGATCCGGTGGTGAGCCAGGAAGTGACAATAACCCGTGTTGCCATTACCACAGAGAAGGATGCGGAAAATAAAAGTACAGAGATGGGAAGAAAGAACATTATTCCATATGCACTTTATAGAATGGAAGGATATATATCGGCAAATCTGGCAAGGAAAGTGACTGGATTTACAGAGGACGATTTGGATCTTTTATGGGAGGCCATTATCAATATGTTTGAGATTGACCATTCTGCTGCCAGGGGAAAAATGGCTGTCAGAGAGTTGGTTGTTTTCAAACACAGCAAAGAATTTGGCGATTGTCCGGCCTATAAATTGTTTGATGCGGTTAAGGTAAAGAAACTTGAAGATGTGATCTATCCCAGGAAATATCAGGATTATCAGGTCGAGATCCATTCGGATATGATTCCGGAAACCGTGGAGATTTCAAGGAAAATATGA
- the cas8c gene encoding type I-C CRISPR-associated protein Cas8c/Csd1 — MILQSLVEYYEALEKKGKITRPGWCKAKISFALDISETGDLLDVIPLKIEKQRGKKTVMEPRQMEVPEMVTRSSGVSANFLCDNSGYFLGIDNKGKPKRSKECFAAAKNKHLEILEGIEGTTARAVRSFFGSWNPDSAAEHAAIKDSLDEIISGGNLIFCVNGDWAQDEHEIREAWENCRGNAEWENEGICLVTGQKTEISRIHGLIKGVPGAQSSGAALVSFNAPAFESYGKEQSYNAPVGTYAAYAYTTALNHLLADRSHTSQIGDTTVVYWAEDGNEKYQNLFGGAVEPSVDNQDIIDGVFRSLEAGKPTAVDEVEESLSLEQKFYILGLAPNAARIAVRFFYQDSFGNVLRHLKEHYDRMGIVRPAADEMRYMGIWRMLQETVNKKSRDKKPVSNMAGSVYRAVISGGQYPASLFLGVMGRIRAEQDDKDSHIRKITKGRAAIIKAYLIRNGYDKKEEITVSLNEDSRNVAYTLGREFAVLEAIQEEANPGINTTIKDKYFNSACATPAAIFPVLFKLKNSHIRKISNRGKVVYFEKLLGELQDRIPVTEGQMVPCPRRLSLEEQGMFILGYYHQNQKRYEKKVKEEEQDVRGN, encoded by the coding sequence ATGATCCTGCAGTCATTGGTGGAATATTATGAGGCTTTGGAGAAGAAAGGAAAGATAACCAGGCCCGGCTGGTGTAAAGCAAAAATATCTTTCGCACTGGATATCTCTGAGACAGGTGATCTCTTAGACGTGATCCCTCTGAAGATTGAAAAACAAAGAGGAAAGAAAACAGTTATGGAGCCCCGGCAGATGGAAGTCCCGGAAATGGTGACCCGCTCCTCCGGTGTATCAGCAAATTTCTTGTGTGATAACTCGGGGTATTTCCTGGGGATTGATAATAAAGGAAAACCTAAGCGTTCAAAAGAATGCTTTGCTGCAGCTAAAAACAAACATCTGGAAATTCTGGAAGGTATAGAAGGAACCACCGCCAGGGCGGTGCGCAGTTTCTTTGGATCCTGGAATCCGGACAGTGCTGCGGAGCATGCTGCCATAAAAGATAGTCTGGATGAAATAATTTCCGGAGGAAATCTGATTTTCTGTGTGAACGGTGACTGGGCCCAGGATGAACATGAGATAAGAGAAGCCTGGGAAAACTGCAGAGGTAATGCGGAATGGGAAAACGAAGGTATATGCCTTGTCACAGGGCAAAAAACAGAAATATCCAGAATCCATGGACTGATCAAGGGAGTGCCCGGTGCACAGTCAAGCGGGGCGGCTCTCGTGTCTTTTAATGCACCGGCATTTGAATCATACGGAAAAGAACAAAGCTATAATGCACCGGTAGGAACTTATGCGGCATATGCCTATACTACAGCTCTGAATCATCTGCTGGCAGACAGGTCACATACCAGCCAGATTGGTGATACGACAGTTGTATATTGGGCAGAGGATGGGAATGAGAAATATCAGAATTTATTTGGCGGTGCTGTGGAACCGTCTGTAGATAATCAGGATATCATTGACGGCGTGTTTAGAAGCCTGGAGGCAGGGAAGCCGACCGCAGTTGACGAGGTGGAAGAAAGCCTGTCTTTGGAACAGAAATTCTACATATTGGGATTGGCACCTAACGCCGCCAGGATTGCGGTGCGCTTTTTCTATCAGGACAGTTTTGGAAATGTTCTCAGGCATTTAAAGGAACATTATGACAGAATGGGGATCGTGAGACCGGCTGCTGATGAAATGCGGTATATGGGAATCTGGCGTATGCTTCAGGAAACGGTGAATAAAAAGTCCAGGGACAAAAAGCCGGTATCGAATATGGCGGGGAGCGTATACCGGGCAGTTATTTCCGGAGGACAGTATCCGGCATCTCTTTTTCTGGGAGTGATGGGGAGGATCAGAGCGGAGCAGGATGATAAAGACAGCCATATCCGGAAAATAACAAAGGGAAGAGCAGCGATCATCAAAGCGTATCTGATTCGCAACGGCTATGATAAAAAGGAGGAGATAACAGTGAGTCTGAATGAGGACAGCAGAAATGTAGCATACACTTTGGGACGGGAATTTGCAGTGCTGGAAGCCATCCAGGAGGAGGCAAATCCGGGAATTAATACAACAATAAAGGACAAATACTTTAATTCAGCCTGTGCCACCCCCGCAGCCATTTTTCCGGTGCTGTTTAAGTTGAAGAACAGTCATATCCGTAAAATTTCAAACCGAGGCAAAGTGGTTTATTTTGAAAAGCTTTTAGGTGAACTTCAGGACAGAATACCGGTAACGGAAGGGCAGATGGTTCCCTGTCCAAGAAGACTTTCACTGGAAGAACAGGGGATGTTCATACTGGGGTATTATCACCAGAACCAAAAACGATACGAGAAAAAGGTTAAGGAGGAAGAGCAGGATGTCAGAGGTAATTAA
- the cas4 gene encoding CRISPR-associated protein Cas4: protein MEYKEEDFLMLSGIQHFAFCRRQWALIHIEQQWQENVRTVEGELLHKKAHDTYSSEKRDDVIISRGMPVHSREMGVSGVCDIVEFRRAEDGISLHGHRGTFQVYPVEYKRGRPKDTQIDILQLTAQAMCLEEMLSCTIGEGAIFYGEVKRRERVGFSEDLKTQVKDIFAEMHQLFNKKYTPRVKWSKGCNACSLKDICLPKLGKASSVREYIHDAIGEEDSKSRNY from the coding sequence ATGGAATATAAGGAAGAGGATTTTCTGATGCTTTCAGGCATCCAGCATTTTGCCTTTTGCAGAAGACAGTGGGCCTTGATACATATTGAGCAGCAATGGCAGGAAAACGTGCGTACTGTGGAAGGGGAACTGCTTCATAAGAAGGCACATGACACATATTCTTCGGAGAAAAGAGATGATGTGATAATCAGCAGAGGAATGCCTGTGCATTCAAGGGAGATGGGAGTCAGCGGTGTATGTGATATTGTGGAGTTCAGGAGAGCAGAAGATGGGATCTCCCTGCATGGGCACCGTGGGACTTTTCAGGTTTATCCTGTTGAGTACAAGAGAGGCAGGCCGAAAGATACCCAAATTGATATTCTGCAATTGACAGCTCAGGCTATGTGCCTGGAAGAGATGTTATCATGTACGATTGGGGAGGGAGCTATTTTTTACGGAGAGGTGAAGAGGCGGGAACGTGTTGGATTTTCGGAAGATTTAAAGACACAGGTGAAGGATATATTTGCAGAAATGCATCAGCTTTTCAATAAAAAATATACTCCTCGTGTTAAATGGTCAAAGGGATGTAATGCATGTTCTCTCAAGGATATATGTCTGCCGAAACTGGGAAAGGCATCTTCAGTTAGGGAATATATTCATGATGCAATTGGAGAGGAGGACAGTAAATCAAGAAACTATTGA